One part of the Sesamum indicum cultivar Zhongzhi No. 13 linkage group LG14, S_indicum_v1.0, whole genome shotgun sequence genome encodes these proteins:
- the LOC105176777 gene encoding G-type lectin S-receptor-like serine/threonine-protein kinase At4g27290 isoform X11 produces the protein MACFQLNTVLCALLLSINFLKFCVGVDTLLPNQTIVVGQALISESQVFEMGFFSPGNSRNRYLGIWYRSTPDVVVWVANRNEPVPDSGEVLLALAGNGDLVISSAGRVVWSTNSSGVAASPVLQLLDTGNLVLVDGESESSAQGYIWQSFDYPTDTWLPGMKMIDDIDAGVEKYLISWKDWDDPSPGDFIFRIQNQGLPELVMFRGTMKRYRTGHWNGIYFNGIPRFPAIFKPEVVFRGERLISMVEPYDSSILKRVTLEKSGIICLYTMNARKDKWNPVYPSPRDPCDEYSQCGPYGICRIDRAIKCECFKGFAPKSHQDWDIQDWSDGCSRARPLNCEGGDGFVEVRGVKHPDMLQFWLNSSMSLDECRAMCLRNCNCTAYSNPYITNGGSGCLIWFGDLIDTRDFIGTDGKQSIYIRVSNSEISETELSTDLEKKKEKKRPMKLILISMVSGVVVSGFINGAILLMTRRKRRAAQKKNEDLELPVFKWTTILAATNNFSKENVIGEGGFGPVYRGNLSAEEEIAVKRLSRTSGQGLEEFKTEVILIAKLQHRNLIRLLGCCIEGEERVLVYEYLPNKSLDCFVFDQIRRTLLTWPKRFDIIVGIARGLLYLHRDSRLKIIHRDLKTSNILLDGNLNPKISDFGLARTFGENQATARTKRVVGTYGYMAPEYAMNGKFSVKSDIFSMGVVLLEIVTGKKNRGFDHCAHCHSLLEHAWLLWKENKTLELMDECLKDTFVESEELKEQFCLNPKNLDF, from the exons ATGGCTTGTTTCCAGCTGAATACGGTCCTCTGTGCTCTGCTTCTTTCCATCAACTTTCTGAAATTTTGTGTTGGAGTAGATACACTGTTGCCAAACCAAACTATTGTTGTTGGGCAGGCTTTGATTTCTGAGAGCCAAGTTTTTGAGATGGGGTTTTTCTCCCCTggaaattcaagaaacagGTACTTGGGGATATGGTACAGAAGCACACCGGATGTTGTTGTTTGGGTTGCAAACCGAAACGAGCCCGTCCCTGATTCTGGAGAAGTACTCTTAGCTCTAGCTGGAAATGGAGATCTAGTTATAAGCAGTGCTGGAAGGGTTGTCTGGTCGACGAATTCATCGGGGGTGGCAGCAAGTCCAGTTTTGCAGCTCCTCGATACTGGAAACCTGGTTCTTGTAGACGGGGAAAGTGAAAGTTCAGCACAGGGGTACATATGGCAGAGTTTTGATTATCCAACTGATACCTGGTTACCAGGAATGAAGATGATTGATGATATTGATGCTGGTGTGGAAAAGTATCTGATATCATGGAAAGATTGGGATGATCCTTCCCCAGGAGATTTCATTTTCAGGATCCAGAACCAGGGTTTGCCTGAATTGGTGATGTTTAGAGGAACAATGAAAAGATATCGAACTGGACACTGGAACGGGATTTACTTTAATGGTATTCCACGCTTTCCCGCGATTTTCAAGCCTGAAGTGGTTTTCAGGGGAGAAAGGTTGATATCTATGGTAGAGCCGTATGACAGCTCAATCTTGAAAAGAGTAACATTAGAGAAATCCGGTATAATCTGCCTTTATACTATGAATGCGAGGAAAGATAAGTGGAACCCTGTGTACCCAAGTCCACGAGACCCGTGCGATGAATACAGTCAGTGTGGTCCTTACGGTATCTGCAGAATTGACAGAGCAATAAAATGTGAGTGCTTTAAGGGATTTGCGCCTAAATCCCATCAAGATTGGGACATTCAAGATTGGTCTGACGGATGCAGTAGAGCTAGGCCATTGAATTGTGAGGGCGGAGATGGATTTGTGGAGGTTAGAGGGGTGAAACATCCTGACATGTTGCAGTTTTGGTTAAATTCTAGCATGAGCCTCGACGAATGCAGAGCTATGTGCTTAAGGAATTGTAATTGCACTGCTTATTCTAATCCGTACATAACTAATGGAGGTAGTGGCTGCTTGATATGGTTCGGGGATCTCATCGACACAAGAGACTTTATTGGGACGGATGGTAAGCAAAGCATCTATATCCGTGTATCAAATTCAGAAATTTCAGAAACAG AGTTGAGCACTGatttagagaagaaaaaggagaagaaaaggCCTATGAAGCTGATACTGATATCAATGGTTTCCGGAGTTGTTGTCTCGGGCTTTATTAATGGAGCTATACTTTTAATGACAAGAAGAAAGAGGCGAG cagcacaaaagaaaaatgaggatCTGGAATTACCTGTATTCAAGTGGACAACGATTCTGGCAGCAACAAACAACTTCTCCAAGGAAAACGTAATTGGAGAAGGAGGTTTTGGCCCTGTTTACAGG GGCAACTTGTcagcagaagaagaaatagCCGTGAAACGGTTGTCAAGAACTTCAGGACAAGGTCTTGAAGAGTTCAAAACTGAAGTCATCCTGATTGCCAAACTTCAACATAGAAACCTCATCAGACTTTTGGGATGTTGCATTGAAGGAGAGGAAAGGGTGCTAGTCTACGAGTACCTGCCGAATAAAAGCCTggattgttttgtttttg ATCAGATTCGAAGGACACTTTTGACATGGCCCAAGCGCTTCGACATAATCGTGGGCATTGCAAGGGGACTGCTCTATCTCCATCGCGATTCCAGATTAAAGATCATCCATCGGGATCTCAAAACAAGCAACATATTACTAGATGGAAatttaaatccaaaaatttcaGATTTCGGCCTGGCAAGAACTTTTGGAGAGAATCAAGCTACTGCTAGAACAAAAAGAGTTGTTGGGACATA CGGCTACATGGCTCCAGAATACGCAATGAACGGGAAATTCTCAGTGAAGTCCGACATATTTAGCATGGGAGTAGTTTTATTAGAGATTGTGACTGGTAAAAAGAATAGGGGCTTTGACCACTGCGCTCATTGTCATAGCCTCTTGGAACAT GCATGGTTGCTgtggaaagaaaacaagacTCTGGAGCTAATGGATGAATGTTTGAAAGATACATTTGTGGAATCGGAG GAACTGAAGGAGCAGTTTTGCCTGAACCCAAAGAACCTGGATTTTTGA
- the LOC105176777 gene encoding G-type lectin S-receptor-like serine/threonine-protein kinase At4g27290 isoform X9: MACFQLNTVLCALLLSINFLKFCVGVDTLLPNQTIVVGQALISESQVFEMGFFSPGNSRNRYLGIWYRSTPDVVVWVANRNEPVPDSGEVLLALAGNGDLVISSAGRVVWSTNSSGVAASPVLQLLDTGNLVLVDGESESSAQGYIWQSFDYPTDTWLPGMKMIDDIDAGVEKYLISWKDWDDPSPGDFIFRIQNQGLPELVMFRGTMKRYRTGHWNGIYFNGIPRFPAIFKPEVVFRGERLISMVEPYDSSILKRVTLEKSGIICLYTMNARKDKWNPVYPSPRDPCDEYSQCGPYGICRIDRAIKCECFKGFAPKSHQDWDIQDWSDGCSRARPLNCEGGDGFVEVRGVKHPDMLQFWLNSSMSLDECRAMCLRNCNCTAYSNPYITNGGSGCLIWFGDLIDTRDFIGTDGKQSIYIRVSNSEISETELSTDLEKKKEKKRPMKLILISMVSGVVVSGFINGAILLMTRRKRRAQKKNEDLELPVFKWTTILAATNNFSKENVIGEGGFGPVYRGNLSAEEEIAVKRLSRTSGQGLEEFKTEVILIAKLQHRNLIRLLGCCIEGEERVLVYEYLPNKSLDCFVFDQIRRTLLTWPKRFDIIVGIARGLLYLHRDSRLKIIHRDLKTSNILLDGNLNPKISDFGLARTFGENQATARTKRVVGTYGYMAPEYAMNGKFSVKSDIFSMGVVLLEIVTGKKNRGFDHCAHCHSLLEHAWLLWKENKTLELMDECLKDTFVESEVRRCVQVGLLCVQKYAEDRPVMPSVLFMLGTEGAVLPEPKEPGFLIERSSSTVRSCTAASTNYEKETMSITDLEAR; the protein is encoded by the exons ATGGCTTGTTTCCAGCTGAATACGGTCCTCTGTGCTCTGCTTCTTTCCATCAACTTTCTGAAATTTTGTGTTGGAGTAGATACACTGTTGCCAAACCAAACTATTGTTGTTGGGCAGGCTTTGATTTCTGAGAGCCAAGTTTTTGAGATGGGGTTTTTCTCCCCTggaaattcaagaaacagGTACTTGGGGATATGGTACAGAAGCACACCGGATGTTGTTGTTTGGGTTGCAAACCGAAACGAGCCCGTCCCTGATTCTGGAGAAGTACTCTTAGCTCTAGCTGGAAATGGAGATCTAGTTATAAGCAGTGCTGGAAGGGTTGTCTGGTCGACGAATTCATCGGGGGTGGCAGCAAGTCCAGTTTTGCAGCTCCTCGATACTGGAAACCTGGTTCTTGTAGACGGGGAAAGTGAAAGTTCAGCACAGGGGTACATATGGCAGAGTTTTGATTATCCAACTGATACCTGGTTACCAGGAATGAAGATGATTGATGATATTGATGCTGGTGTGGAAAAGTATCTGATATCATGGAAAGATTGGGATGATCCTTCCCCAGGAGATTTCATTTTCAGGATCCAGAACCAGGGTTTGCCTGAATTGGTGATGTTTAGAGGAACAATGAAAAGATATCGAACTGGACACTGGAACGGGATTTACTTTAATGGTATTCCACGCTTTCCCGCGATTTTCAAGCCTGAAGTGGTTTTCAGGGGAGAAAGGTTGATATCTATGGTAGAGCCGTATGACAGCTCAATCTTGAAAAGAGTAACATTAGAGAAATCCGGTATAATCTGCCTTTATACTATGAATGCGAGGAAAGATAAGTGGAACCCTGTGTACCCAAGTCCACGAGACCCGTGCGATGAATACAGTCAGTGTGGTCCTTACGGTATCTGCAGAATTGACAGAGCAATAAAATGTGAGTGCTTTAAGGGATTTGCGCCTAAATCCCATCAAGATTGGGACATTCAAGATTGGTCTGACGGATGCAGTAGAGCTAGGCCATTGAATTGTGAGGGCGGAGATGGATTTGTGGAGGTTAGAGGGGTGAAACATCCTGACATGTTGCAGTTTTGGTTAAATTCTAGCATGAGCCTCGACGAATGCAGAGCTATGTGCTTAAGGAATTGTAATTGCACTGCTTATTCTAATCCGTACATAACTAATGGAGGTAGTGGCTGCTTGATATGGTTCGGGGATCTCATCGACACAAGAGACTTTATTGGGACGGATGGTAAGCAAAGCATCTATATCCGTGTATCAAATTCAGAAATTTCAGAAACAG AGTTGAGCACTGatttagagaagaaaaaggagaagaaaaggCCTATGAAGCTGATACTGATATCAATGGTTTCCGGAGTTGTTGTCTCGGGCTTTATTAATGGAGCTATACTTTTAATGACAAGAAGAAAGAGGCGAG cacaaaagaaaaatgaggatCTGGAATTACCTGTATTCAAGTGGACAACGATTCTGGCAGCAACAAACAACTTCTCCAAGGAAAACGTAATTGGAGAAGGAGGTTTTGGCCCTGTTTACAGG GGCAACTTGTcagcagaagaagaaatagCCGTGAAACGGTTGTCAAGAACTTCAGGACAAGGTCTTGAAGAGTTCAAAACTGAAGTCATCCTGATTGCCAAACTTCAACATAGAAACCTCATCAGACTTTTGGGATGTTGCATTGAAGGAGAGGAAAGGGTGCTAGTCTACGAGTACCTGCCGAATAAAAGCCTggattgttttgtttttg ATCAGATTCGAAGGACACTTTTGACATGGCCCAAGCGCTTCGACATAATCGTGGGCATTGCAAGGGGACTGCTCTATCTCCATCGCGATTCCAGATTAAAGATCATCCATCGGGATCTCAAAACAAGCAACATATTACTAGATGGAAatttaaatccaaaaatttcaGATTTCGGCCTGGCAAGAACTTTTGGAGAGAATCAAGCTACTGCTAGAACAAAAAGAGTTGTTGGGACATA CGGCTACATGGCTCCAGAATACGCAATGAACGGGAAATTCTCAGTGAAGTCCGACATATTTAGCATGGGAGTAGTTTTATTAGAGATTGTGACTGGTAAAAAGAATAGGGGCTTTGACCACTGCGCTCATTGTCATAGCCTCTTGGAACAT GCATGGTTGCTgtggaaagaaaacaagacTCTGGAGCTAATGGATGAATGTTTGAAAGATACATTTGTGGAATCGGAGGTGAGGAGATGTGTGCAAGTCGGCTTATTATGCGTTCAGAAATATGCGGAAGACAGGCCAGTAATGCCATCTGTGCTCTTTATGTTAGGAACTGAAGGAGCAGTTTTGCCTGAACCCAAAGAACCTGGATTTTTGATAGAAAGGAGTTCAAGCACTGTGAGAAGTTGTACAGCAGCAAGTACCAACTATGAGAAAGAAACAATGTCCATCACTGACTTGGAGGCCAGATGA
- the LOC105176777 gene encoding G-type lectin S-receptor-like serine/threonine-protein kinase At4g27290 isoform X5, producing the protein MACFQLNTVLCALLLSINFLKFCVGVDTLLPNQTIVVGQALISESQVFEMGFFSPGNSRNRYLGIWYRSTPDVVVWVANRNEPVPDSGEVLLALAGNGDLVISSAGRVVWSTNSSGVAASPVLQLLDTGNLVLVDGESESSAQGYIWQSFDYPTDTWLPGMKMIDDIDAGVEKYLISWKDWDDPSPGDFIFRIQNQGLPELVMFRGTMKRYRTGHWNGIYFNGIPRFPAIFKPEVVFRGERLISMVEPYDSSILKRVTLEKSGIICLYTMNARKDKWNPVYPSPRDPCDEYSQCGPYGICRIDRAIKCECFKGFAPKSHQDWDIQDWSDGCSRARPLNCEGGDGFVEVRGVKHPDMLQFWLNSSMSLDECRAMCLRNCNCTAYSNPYITNGGSGCLIWFGDLIDTRDFIGTDGKQSIYIRVSNSEISETELSTDLEKKKEKKRPMKLILISMVSGVVVSGFINGAILLMTRRKRRAAQKKNEDLELPVFKWTTILAATNNFSKENVIGEGGFGPVYRGNLSAEEEIAVKRLSRTSGQGLEEFKTEVILIAKLQHRNLIRLLGCCIEGEERVLVYEYLPNKSLDCFVFDQIRRTLLTWPKRFDIIVGIARGLLYLHRDSRLKIIHRDLKTSNILLDGNLNPKISDFGLARTFGENQATARTKRVVGTYGYMAPEYAMNGKFSVKSDIFSMGVVLLEIVTGKKNRGFDHCAHCHSLLEHAWLLWKENKTLELMDECLKDTFVESEVRRCVQVGLLCVQKYAEDRPVMPSVLFMLGTEGAVLPEPKEPGFLIERSSSTVRSCTAASTNYEKETMSITDLEAR; encoded by the exons ATGGCTTGTTTCCAGCTGAATACGGTCCTCTGTGCTCTGCTTCTTTCCATCAACTTTCTGAAATTTTGTGTTGGAGTAGATACACTGTTGCCAAACCAAACTATTGTTGTTGGGCAGGCTTTGATTTCTGAGAGCCAAGTTTTTGAGATGGGGTTTTTCTCCCCTggaaattcaagaaacagGTACTTGGGGATATGGTACAGAAGCACACCGGATGTTGTTGTTTGGGTTGCAAACCGAAACGAGCCCGTCCCTGATTCTGGAGAAGTACTCTTAGCTCTAGCTGGAAATGGAGATCTAGTTATAAGCAGTGCTGGAAGGGTTGTCTGGTCGACGAATTCATCGGGGGTGGCAGCAAGTCCAGTTTTGCAGCTCCTCGATACTGGAAACCTGGTTCTTGTAGACGGGGAAAGTGAAAGTTCAGCACAGGGGTACATATGGCAGAGTTTTGATTATCCAACTGATACCTGGTTACCAGGAATGAAGATGATTGATGATATTGATGCTGGTGTGGAAAAGTATCTGATATCATGGAAAGATTGGGATGATCCTTCCCCAGGAGATTTCATTTTCAGGATCCAGAACCAGGGTTTGCCTGAATTGGTGATGTTTAGAGGAACAATGAAAAGATATCGAACTGGACACTGGAACGGGATTTACTTTAATGGTATTCCACGCTTTCCCGCGATTTTCAAGCCTGAAGTGGTTTTCAGGGGAGAAAGGTTGATATCTATGGTAGAGCCGTATGACAGCTCAATCTTGAAAAGAGTAACATTAGAGAAATCCGGTATAATCTGCCTTTATACTATGAATGCGAGGAAAGATAAGTGGAACCCTGTGTACCCAAGTCCACGAGACCCGTGCGATGAATACAGTCAGTGTGGTCCTTACGGTATCTGCAGAATTGACAGAGCAATAAAATGTGAGTGCTTTAAGGGATTTGCGCCTAAATCCCATCAAGATTGGGACATTCAAGATTGGTCTGACGGATGCAGTAGAGCTAGGCCATTGAATTGTGAGGGCGGAGATGGATTTGTGGAGGTTAGAGGGGTGAAACATCCTGACATGTTGCAGTTTTGGTTAAATTCTAGCATGAGCCTCGACGAATGCAGAGCTATGTGCTTAAGGAATTGTAATTGCACTGCTTATTCTAATCCGTACATAACTAATGGAGGTAGTGGCTGCTTGATATGGTTCGGGGATCTCATCGACACAAGAGACTTTATTGGGACGGATGGTAAGCAAAGCATCTATATCCGTGTATCAAATTCAGAAATTTCAGAAACAG AGTTGAGCACTGatttagagaagaaaaaggagaagaaaaggCCTATGAAGCTGATACTGATATCAATGGTTTCCGGAGTTGTTGTCTCGGGCTTTATTAATGGAGCTATACTTTTAATGACAAGAAGAAAGAGGCGAG cagcacaaaagaaaaatgaggatCTGGAATTACCTGTATTCAAGTGGACAACGATTCTGGCAGCAACAAACAACTTCTCCAAGGAAAACGTAATTGGAGAAGGAGGTTTTGGCCCTGTTTACAGG GGCAACTTGTcagcagaagaagaaatagCCGTGAAACGGTTGTCAAGAACTTCAGGACAAGGTCTTGAAGAGTTCAAAACTGAAGTCATCCTGATTGCCAAACTTCAACATAGAAACCTCATCAGACTTTTGGGATGTTGCATTGAAGGAGAGGAAAGGGTGCTAGTCTACGAGTACCTGCCGAATAAAAGCCTggattgttttgtttttg ATCAGATTCGAAGGACACTTTTGACATGGCCCAAGCGCTTCGACATAATCGTGGGCATTGCAAGGGGACTGCTCTATCTCCATCGCGATTCCAGATTAAAGATCATCCATCGGGATCTCAAAACAAGCAACATATTACTAGATGGAAatttaaatccaaaaatttcaGATTTCGGCCTGGCAAGAACTTTTGGAGAGAATCAAGCTACTGCTAGAACAAAAAGAGTTGTTGGGACATA CGGCTACATGGCTCCAGAATACGCAATGAACGGGAAATTCTCAGTGAAGTCCGACATATTTAGCATGGGAGTAGTTTTATTAGAGATTGTGACTGGTAAAAAGAATAGGGGCTTTGACCACTGCGCTCATTGTCATAGCCTCTTGGAACAT GCATGGTTGCTgtggaaagaaaacaagacTCTGGAGCTAATGGATGAATGTTTGAAAGATACATTTGTGGAATCGGAGGTGAGGAGATGTGTGCAAGTCGGCTTATTATGCGTTCAGAAATATGCGGAAGACAGGCCAGTAATGCCATCTGTGCTCTTTATGTTAGGAACTGAAGGAGCAGTTTTGCCTGAACCCAAAGAACCTGGATTTTTGATAGAAAGGAGTTCAAGCACTGTGAGAAGTTGTACAGCAGCAAGTACCAACTATGAGAAAGAAACAATGTCCATCACTGACTTGGAGGCCAGATGA